A DNA window from Rossellomorea marisflavi contains the following coding sequences:
- a CDS encoding EsaB/YukD family protein gives MYIEITVDLNRYQKGKVIDLRLSNYHTVKKLIDLVWQSQKLTSEPREGYWIRIANKDRVISGNARLNEAEILSGDRVEIL, from the coding sequence ATGTACATAGAAATCACCGTCGATCTCAATCGATATCAGAAGGGGAAGGTCATTGACCTTCGTCTATCCAATTACCATACGGTCAAGAAACTCATCGACCTCGTATGGCAGTCCCAAAAGCTCACCTCGGAACCGAGGGAAGGGTACTGGATCAGGATCGCCAATAAGGACCGGGTCATTTCAGGAAACGCCCGCCTGAATGAGGCCGAGATTCTCTCGGGTGACCGGGTTGAAATTTTATAA
- a CDS encoding WXG100 family type VII secretion target has translation MSGRIRVTPAELDGMSGRYSNEKGKLESQIGDLDGMIRELESMWEGESSRAFSDQYERLRPSFVEMQELLGDISLQLKNTARAIEDADNQIASQIRG, from the coding sequence ATGTCAGGAAGAATTCGCGTAACCCCAGCAGAATTGGATGGTATGTCAGGCCGTTATTCAAACGAAAAAGGTAAACTCGAAAGCCAAATCGGCGATCTTGATGGAATGATCCGTGAACTTGAATCAATGTGGGAAGGTGAATCAAGCCGTGCCTTCAGCGATCAATATGAGCGCCTCCGTCCGTCCTTCGTTGAAATGCAAGAGTTGCTAGGAGATATCTCACTACAACTTAAAAATACTGCAAGAGCCATCGAGGATGCAGACAATCAAATCGCCAGCCAAATTCGTGGATAA
- a CDS encoding response regulator transcription factor yields MFTLLLIEDDTSLFNEIRDRLTQWSYEVHGVKDFSLVMEEFAAVQPDLVIIDIQLPKFDGFHWCRMIRSHSNVPILFLSSRDHPMDMVMSMQLGADDFIQKPFHFDVLVAKVQATLRRVYNYNAEVVNLKTWCGAKVDYERNTVDNDEGNIELTKNEMFILKLLIEHKNRIVTRDELINKLWDDKRFISDNTLTVNVNRLRKRLDEIGLGQNILTKVGQGYMAVEGDPS; encoded by the coding sequence TTGTTTACATTGCTTTTGATCGAAGATGATACAAGTTTATTCAATGAGATTCGTGACCGGTTGACCCAATGGTCGTATGAGGTCCACGGTGTGAAGGATTTCAGTCTGGTAATGGAGGAGTTCGCAGCGGTTCAGCCTGACCTGGTGATCATTGATATCCAGCTGCCGAAGTTCGACGGTTTTCACTGGTGCCGGATGATCCGCTCCCACTCCAATGTGCCGATCCTCTTCCTCTCTTCCCGGGACCACCCGATGGATATGGTGATGTCGATGCAGCTAGGGGCCGATGACTTCATCCAGAAGCCTTTCCACTTTGACGTGCTGGTGGCAAAGGTGCAGGCAACGCTCCGGCGGGTCTACAACTATAATGCCGAGGTCGTCAATCTGAAGACCTGGTGCGGGGCAAAGGTTGATTATGAGCGGAATACCGTGGACAACGATGAAGGGAACATCGAGCTGACAAAGAATGAAATGTTCATCCTGAAGCTCCTGATCGAGCATAAAAACCGGATCGTCACCCGTGATGAGCTGATCAACAAGCTGTGGGACGACAAACGGTTCATCAGTGACAATACCCTCACGGTGAATGTGAATCGCCTGCGTAAACGCCTGGACGAGATCGGCCTGGGGCAAAACATCCTCACCAAGGTGGGACAGGGGTATATGGCCGTTGAAGGAGATCCTTCATGA